One region of Sulfuriroseicoccus oceanibius genomic DNA includes:
- the hemC gene encoding hydroxymethylbilane synthase, producing MTDKIWKIGTRGSALALAQAEMTETALRAAYPGIQLERVVIKTTGDLCQNVSLSELSGTVGPDGEIIDKGVFTKELEIALMQGEIDVAVHSLKDVPTQVADAFAITGVLERAPIEDVLITRAAGDLADGAVLGTSSVRRAKQILRLLPGLEVKDIRGNVPTRLRKVAVGDYDATLLAKAGLVRLGFDLSQGVLEVEGGSVHARVLDESEMLPAAGQGAVGFEIRKDDADAAELIAGINHDETWARVRCEREFLRLLDAGCETPIGVRTELEGSAMRASAVVFDDDGTLRQSRGDGAVSDPEALAALLFNELA from the coding sequence ATGACGGATAAAATTTGGAAGATCGGAACCCGTGGCAGTGCGTTGGCGTTGGCTCAGGCGGAAATGACGGAAACTGCGCTGCGTGCGGCGTATCCGGGTATCCAACTGGAGCGCGTGGTAATCAAGACCACCGGCGACCTATGCCAGAACGTGAGCTTGTCCGAGCTTTCCGGCACGGTGGGTCCTGATGGCGAGATCATCGACAAAGGCGTTTTCACCAAAGAACTCGAGATCGCATTGATGCAGGGCGAGATCGACGTGGCGGTGCACAGCTTGAAAGACGTGCCGACTCAGGTTGCGGATGCGTTTGCGATTACCGGTGTGCTCGAGCGCGCTCCTATCGAGGATGTGTTGATTACTCGTGCGGCGGGCGACTTGGCGGACGGGGCTGTGTTGGGGACGAGTAGTGTGCGTCGTGCCAAGCAGATCCTGCGTTTGCTGCCGGGGCTTGAGGTGAAGGACATTCGCGGCAATGTGCCGACCCGCTTGCGCAAAGTCGCGGTAGGGGACTACGATGCGACCTTGCTCGCCAAGGCGGGACTAGTGCGCTTGGGCTTTGATCTGAGCCAAGGAGTGCTCGAGGTGGAAGGTGGCTCTGTGCACGCGCGTGTGCTCGACGAGAGCGAGATGCTGCCTGCTGCCGGACAGGGCGCCGTGGGCTTTGAGATCCGCAAAGACGATGCCGACGCGGCCGAGTTGATCGCTGGGATCAATCATGACGAAACCTGGGCGAGGGTGCGCTGTGAGCGTGAGTTCTTGCGCTTGCTCGACGCGGGCTGTGAAACGCCAATCGGGGTTCGCACCGAACTTGAGGGCTCTGCGATGCGCGCGTCTGCGGTCGTGTTTGACGACGATGGAACGCTGCGCCAATCCCGTGGCGATGGTGCTGTGAGCGATCCCGAAGCACTGGCAGCACTGCTTTTCAATGAGCTGGCCTGA
- the cobA gene encoding uroporphyrinogen-III C-methyltransferase, translating to MSTSSERGVCWLVGAGPGNLGLVTVRARECVEQADVILYDYLSNAQILRWAREDAEIIYVGKKAGDHTLKQHEINALLVERTQAGQKVLRLKGGDPMIFGRGGEEADELRQAGVDFEIVPGISSTIGGPAFAGIPVTHRDFNSELTIFTGHEDPDKAETSLDYDRLANAKGTKVFLMGVSRMRQITNKLIEHGADPETPMALVRWATTPKQETLMGTLGTIADLVEKTGFKAPAVAVIGDVVTMREKINWFDNRPLFGKRIVVTRTRQQAGELSRQLEVLGADAYELPTIRIEGAPNLEEFGHLVLDAHKYDWIIFTSPNGVERFFDMFYKIFDDARSIGGARFAAVGPGTAKRLKDFHLKTDLLPERHVAEGLVEEFGNKDKHGDLENLTVLWVRGEDARPVVSEGLSKMGAIVDEAIAYHTVPETKDICGGQERLREEGADVITFTSSSTVENFFALGIPVPEGCLIASIGPITSETVRKHGHKVDIEATDSSISGLVAAIEEYYAGQSA from the coding sequence ATGTCAACCTCATCTGAACGCGGTGTCTGCTGGCTCGTCGGAGCTGGACCGGGAAACCTTGGACTCGTCACCGTGCGCGCCCGTGAGTGCGTCGAACAAGCTGACGTCATTCTTTACGATTACCTGAGCAACGCGCAGATTCTGCGCTGGGCCCGCGAGGATGCCGAGATCATCTACGTCGGGAAAAAAGCGGGCGATCACACGCTCAAGCAGCATGAGATCAACGCATTGTTGGTCGAGCGAACCCAGGCCGGGCAGAAAGTGCTGCGCCTCAAGGGGGGCGACCCGATGATTTTCGGCCGTGGAGGTGAGGAAGCCGACGAACTGCGCCAGGCCGGCGTGGACTTTGAGATTGTGCCGGGCATCAGCTCGACCATTGGTGGTCCTGCGTTTGCCGGGATTCCGGTGACCCACCGCGACTTCAACTCGGAGCTCACCATTTTCACCGGTCACGAGGACCCAGACAAAGCGGAGACGTCACTGGATTACGACCGTCTCGCCAATGCCAAGGGGACCAAGGTTTTCCTCATGGGAGTGAGCCGCATGCGCCAGATTACGAACAAACTGATCGAGCACGGCGCTGATCCAGAGACACCGATGGCTCTGGTGCGCTGGGCGACCACTCCGAAGCAGGAGACCCTGATGGGGACGCTCGGGACAATCGCGGATCTCGTTGAGAAGACGGGCTTCAAAGCGCCGGCTGTGGCGGTGATCGGCGACGTCGTGACCATGCGTGAAAAGATCAATTGGTTCGACAACCGCCCGTTGTTTGGCAAGCGCATCGTCGTGACGCGCACGCGCCAACAGGCGGGTGAGCTGAGCCGCCAGCTCGAAGTGCTGGGTGCCGATGCTTACGAGTTGCCGACGATTCGGATCGAAGGCGCACCAAACTTGGAAGAGTTCGGGCACTTGGTGCTCGACGCCCACAAGTACGACTGGATCATTTTCACCAGCCCGAACGGGGTCGAGCGCTTCTTTGATATGTTCTACAAGATCTTCGACGACGCACGCAGCATTGGCGGTGCGCGTTTCGCTGCGGTCGGACCGGGAACGGCGAAGCGTCTCAAGGATTTCCACTTGAAGACCGATCTGCTGCCGGAGCGTCACGTGGCGGAGGGCTTGGTCGAGGAGTTCGGCAATAAAGACAAACACGGTGATCTGGAGAACCTGACCGTTCTTTGGGTGCGTGGTGAAGACGCCCGCCCTGTGGTGTCGGAAGGTCTGAGTAAGATGGGAGCAATCGTTGACGAAGCGATTGCTTACCACACGGTTCCGGAAACCAAGGATATCTGCGGTGGCCAGGAACGCCTGCGCGAGGAAGGTGCGGACGTGATCACGTTCACCAGTTCCTCGACGGTTGAGAACTTCTTCGCGCTCGGTATTCCAGTGCCAGAAGGATGCCTCATTGCCAGCATCGGGCCGATCACTTCGGAGACCGTCCGCAAGCACGGTCACAAAGTGGATATCGAAGCCACCGACAGCAGCATTTCAGGGCTTGTCGCGGCAATCGAAGAATACTACGCGGGACAGTCCGCCTAG
- the hemA gene encoding glutamyl-tRNA reductase: MNHRTAPVELRERLAFSPVGVTEALSALRELPAVSEAVLVSTCNRVELYAGLNTSAGAAQDEVIDCIQSLREVGDEVREHLYTLHDREAVQHLFEVVAGLDSMVLGETEIFGQVKSAYQHALEQSATGKRLNKIFQSSFAVGKKVRNHTGIQRGATSVGSVAVELAERIFGDLRSCNVMVLGAGEMSRVTTQSLVSRGAQSVIVSNRSYDKAVELANAIGGEAIRFDEWKSRVNGFDILISSTAARNPIITKEDMVAIRRQRAGRPLFLIDIAVPRDIAADVNDLDEIYLYDIDALEGLASEARDQREAQIQECRLLINGELESRLDGVINFSETNNA; this comes from the coding sequence ATGAATCACCGAACCGCGCCGGTGGAGTTGCGGGAGCGCTTGGCGTTTAGTCCGGTGGGCGTTACCGAGGCGTTGTCGGCTTTGCGTGAACTACCGGCGGTCAGTGAGGCGGTATTGGTCTCCACGTGCAACCGTGTGGAGTTGTATGCCGGGCTCAATACATCTGCCGGCGCCGCACAGGATGAAGTGATTGATTGCATCCAATCACTGCGTGAGGTGGGTGACGAAGTGCGCGAGCATCTCTACACCTTGCACGACCGCGAGGCGGTGCAGCATTTGTTTGAAGTGGTGGCAGGATTGGACTCCATGGTGCTGGGTGAGACGGAGATTTTTGGTCAGGTGAAATCGGCCTACCAGCATGCGCTCGAGCAGTCGGCGACTGGCAAGCGCTTGAACAAAATCTTCCAGTCGAGCTTTGCCGTGGGGAAAAAGGTGCGCAACCACACCGGGATCCAGCGGGGTGCGACCTCGGTGGGATCGGTCGCGGTGGAGCTCGCCGAGCGCATCTTCGGTGACCTGCGCTCGTGCAATGTCATGGTGCTCGGTGCCGGCGAGATGAGCCGGGTGACCACCCAGAGCCTGGTTTCGCGTGGAGCTCAGAGTGTGATTGTTTCCAACCGCTCGTACGATAAGGCGGTGGAGCTCGCGAACGCGATCGGTGGTGAAGCCATTCGCTTCGACGAATGGAAATCCCGAGTGAACGGTTTCGATATTTTGATTTCTTCCACCGCTGCGCGGAACCCGATCATTACCAAAGAAGACATGGTCGCGATCCGACGTCAGCGGGCCGGACGTCCATTGTTCTTGATCGACATCGCCGTGCCGCGTGACATCGCCGCGGATGTGAACGACCTGGACGAGATCTATCTTTACGACATCGATGCGCTGGAAGGCTTGGCATCCGAGGCCAGAGACCAACGGGAGGCGCAGATCCAGGAGTGCCGATTGTTGATCAACGGTGAGCTGGAAAGCCGACTCGATGGCGTGATCAATTTTTCAGAAACCAACAACGCATGA